In Rubrobacter radiotolerans DSM 5868, a genomic segment contains:
- the ilvC gene encoding ketol-acid reductoisomerase: MARVYRAGDIGDEILQKKVAILGFGSQGHAHALNLKDSGGNVSVGLYKGSPSWEKAEAEGLEVRTVADATQWADVVMFTIPDERQPKVYREEVEPNLTDGMLVLFAHGFNIHFNQIVVPENVDLGLVAPKGPGHVLRRLYVEGNGMPALFAVQNDASGNARDLILSYAKGIGSGRAGVLETTFEEETETDLFGEQAVLCGGLTALLTAGFETLVEAGYQPELAYYECVNELKLIVDLIYENGLAGMRYSISNTAEYGDYTAGPRLIDDGVKQRMREVLTDIQTGKFAREWVLENQAGAASFLAMRQKGARSEVEKVGKELRALAAEGVEN; encoded by the coding sequence ATGGCACGGGTATATCGCGCAGGGGACATCGGGGATGAGATCCTCCAGAAGAAGGTCGCCATCCTCGGGTTCGGGAGCCAGGGCCACGCTCACGCCCTGAACCTCAAGGACTCCGGCGGGAACGTCTCGGTCGGGCTGTACAAGGGCTCCCCGAGCTGGGAGAAGGCCGAGGCCGAGGGGCTCGAAGTCCGGACCGTCGCCGACGCTACGCAGTGGGCCGACGTCGTGATGTTCACCATCCCCGACGAGAGGCAGCCGAAGGTCTACCGGGAAGAGGTCGAGCCGAACCTCACGGACGGGATGCTCGTCCTTTTTGCGCACGGCTTCAACATCCACTTCAACCAGATAGTCGTCCCCGAGAACGTGGACCTCGGGCTCGTCGCGCCGAAGGGACCGGGGCACGTCCTCAGGCGACTTTACGTCGAGGGGAACGGGATGCCCGCGCTCTTTGCGGTGCAGAACGACGCGAGCGGGAACGCGCGGGACCTGATCCTCTCCTACGCCAAGGGCATCGGGAGCGGCCGGGCAGGCGTCCTTGAAACCACCTTCGAGGAGGAGACCGAGACCGACCTATTCGGGGAGCAGGCCGTTCTCTGCGGGGGGCTCACGGCGCTTCTTACGGCCGGGTTCGAGACGCTCGTCGAGGCCGGCTATCAGCCGGAGCTTGCGTACTACGAGTGCGTAAACGAGCTGAAGCTCATCGTGGACCTGATCTACGAAAACGGCCTCGCCGGGATGCGGTACTCGATCTCGAACACCGCCGAGTACGGCGACTACACCGCAGGCCCGCGCCTTATAGACGACGGGGTGAAGCAGCGAATGCGCGAGGTGCTCACCGACATCCAGACGGGCAAGTTCGCCCGGGAGTGGGTGCTTGAGAACCAGGCCGGAGCAGCGAGCTTTCTTGCGATGCGCCAGAAGGGCGCCCGTTCCGAGGTCGAGAAGGTCGGCAAGGAGCTTCGCGCCCTTGCGGCGGAGGGGGTCGAGAACTAG
- a CDS encoding antibiotic biosynthesis monooxygenase family protein: MVHVLVQVTVEDFDVFYSGFKSRGFPLRRRHGSRGAQVFRHADDPSKVSILFEWRSREGMERFLEDPEVRESMKKGGAVGPPTVTFLDSAGTLDA, translated from the coding sequence GTGGTTCACGTGCTCGTCCAGGTAACGGTAGAGGACTTCGACGTTTTCTACTCCGGCTTCAAGAGCCGCGGGTTCCCGCTCCGCAGGCGGCACGGCTCGCGCGGAGCGCAGGTCTTCCGGCACGCGGACGACCCCTCGAAGGTCTCGATCCTCTTTGAGTGGAGGAGCCGGGAAGGGATGGAACGGTTCCTCGAAGACCCGGAGGTACGCGAGAGCATGAAGAAGGGCGGGGCGGTCGGGCCGCCGACTGTAACGTTTCTGGACAGCGCCGGGACACTCGACGCCTAG
- a CDS encoding branched-chain amino acid transaminase, with protein sequence MAKTAFSVSDSEWSYHDREFVKVGDIRLSPATHALNYGTGVFEGIRAYWNEAKGTLQVLKMREHYERFVTSCKMVHLDLDHTVDELCEITLEVLRRNAPRVDTYIRPLAYKSATSIGVNLQHEDTLTIFTAPMGNYVELTGLRCAVSSFRRVPDNSLPARAKTTGSYMNTALAVDAAHRAGYDDAIFLTQNGLVSEASAANLFILRKGKLITPPPTADILEGITREAVMELAKEEMDLDTVERDVGRTELYAADEVFLTGTGFQIAPVVEIDDRRVGDGTVGPVAEELQTLYFRAARGEWDKYSSWTVPVQVPEKAARASG encoded by the coding sequence ATGGCAAAGACGGCGTTCAGCGTCTCCGACTCGGAGTGGAGCTACCACGACCGGGAGTTCGTGAAGGTCGGGGACATCCGGCTCTCCCCCGCAACGCACGCCCTCAACTACGGAACGGGCGTCTTCGAGGGCATCCGGGCGTACTGGAACGAGGCGAAGGGTACGCTCCAGGTGCTCAAGATGCGCGAGCACTACGAGCGGTTCGTCACCTCTTGCAAGATGGTCCACCTCGACCTCGACCACACCGTAGACGAGCTGTGTGAGATCACGCTAGAGGTCCTGCGCAGAAACGCCCCGCGCGTCGACACCTATATCCGGCCCCTCGCCTACAAGAGCGCCACCTCCATCGGGGTGAACCTCCAGCACGAGGACACGCTGACCATCTTCACCGCCCCGATGGGCAACTACGTGGAGCTTACGGGGCTTAGGTGCGCGGTCTCCTCGTTCCGGCGCGTTCCGGACAACTCGCTCCCGGCCCGGGCAAAGACGACCGGCTCGTACATGAACACGGCGCTCGCGGTGGACGCGGCACACCGGGCGGGCTACGACGATGCGATCTTCCTCACCCAGAACGGTCTCGTCTCCGAGGCGAGCGCGGCGAACCTGTTTATCCTGCGCAAGGGGAAGCTCATCACCCCCCCGCCGACCGCCGACATCCTCGAAGGCATCACCCGCGAGGCGGTGATGGAGCTTGCAAAAGAAGAGATGGACCTCGACACCGTCGAGCGCGACGTCGGGCGCACGGAGTTGTACGCCGCCGACGAGGTCTTTCTCACGGGGACAGGGTTCCAGATCGCCCCCGTCGTCGAGATAGACGACCGCCGCGTCGGGGACGGGACAGTCGGCCCGGTCGCCGAAGAGCTCCAGACGCTCTACTTCCGCGCCGCCCGCGGCGAGTGGGACAAGTACAGCTCGTGGACGGTGCCCGTGCAGGTGCCGGAGAAGGCCGCGAGAGCGTCGGGCTAA